In Felis catus isolate Fca126 chromosome A3, F.catus_Fca126_mat1.0, whole genome shotgun sequence, a single genomic region encodes these proteins:
- the OCSTAMP gene encoding LOW QUALITY PROTEIN: osteoclast stimulatory transmembrane protein (The sequence of the model RefSeq protein was modified relative to this genomic sequence to represent the inferred CDS: substituted 1 base at 1 genomic stop codon), translating into MKTAGHLARTGWRVWHLGLRKALVPLQAAWVAFSQPVPTSCGQLLTQLLLCGSPALAAAGLTHRWLVSSLLYPPGPSATVATVCGLLVFLVLGLVPPARCLFALSVPTLSTEQGRRLLLSWSTATLAVAVVPNVLANVGAAGQVLRCVTEGSLESLLNTTHRLHTASEALGPAGQAGGRGLTLQAQGNGSVFLLHMLRVTQQVLEDFSGLESLVRAAVLGTQQVVAGLFVLGLLVDSGWYLHRYLTDLRFDNIYATRQLALQLAEAQATHLVASPPAWLLWAARPRLSQGELLSCLLRLGLLTLPLMATAVMVATDHVAFLLAQAAVDWAQKLPAVPTTLTVKYDATYTVLGFVPFLFNQPPPESPFLSAHRSFQWELRLTSQGCRLLPAQRPQAAAPLAAGALQLAACATVLLETYARRLRHTVAASFFSAREARRARHLHARLQRRYDRRRGQQLPPQTPSCSXHPGLPAPAPAWKRTESSKAEGRQRGSRTDLGPCCVTLGGLLRLSEPQFPCLPNDCIITTHVTYFPRRGGGECGKGGIGYWA; encoded by the exons GTGGAGGGTCTGGCACTTGGGGCTCCGCAAGGCCCTTGTCCCACTGCAGGCTGCCTGGGTCGCCTTCTCCCAGCCTGTCCCAACCAGCTGCGGCCAGCTGCTAACCCAGCTCCTCCTGTGCGGTTCCCCCGCCCTTGCTGCTGCGGGCCTGACGCACCGCTGGCTCGTGTCCTCGCTGCTTTACCCTCCGGGACCCTCGGCCACAGTGGCCACTGTCTGCGGCCTCCTGGTCTTCCTGGTCCTGGGCTTGGTGCCCCCCGCGCGCTGCCTCTTTGCACTCAGCGTCCCCACCCTGAGCACGGAGCAGGGCCGCCGCCTGCTCCTGTCCTGGAGCACCGCCACCCTGGCCGTCGCCGTGGTGCCCAACGTCTTGGCCAACGTGGGCGCGGCCGGGCAGGTGCTGAGATGTGTCACAGAGGGCTCCCTGGAAAGCCTGCTCAACACCACTCACCGGCTGCACACAGCATCCGAGGCTCTGGGCCCTGCTGGCCAAGCAGGCGGCCGGGGCTTgaccctccaggcccagggcaaTGGCTCTGTATTCCTGCTTCACATGCTCAGGGTCACTCAGCAGGTGCTGGAGGACTTCTCTGGCCTGGAGTCCCTGGTCCGGGCGGCCGTGCTGGGGACCCAGCAAGTGGTCGCGGGGCTCTTTGTGCTGGGCCTCCTCGTGGACTCCGGCTGGTACCTCCACCGCTACCTGACGGACCTGCGGTTTGACAATATCTACGCCACACGACAACTGGCTTTGCAGCTGGCCGAGGCCCAGGCCACACACCTGGTGGCCTCCCCGCCAGCCTGGCTGCTCTGGGCCGCCCGGCCGAGGCTGTCCCAGGGGGAGCTGCTGAGCTGTCTCCTGAGGCTGGGACTGCTCACCCTGCCCCTGATGGCCACGGCTGTGATGGTGGCTACAGACCACGTGGCCTTTCTCCTGGCTCAGGCAGCCGTGGACTGGGCGCAGAAACTGCCTGCCGTGCCCACCACGCTCACGGTCAAGTATGAT GCCACGTACACGGTCCTGGGTTTCGTCCCCTTTCTCTTCAACCAGCCGCCTCCGGAgagccccttcctctctgctcacAGGTCCTTCCAGTGGGAGCTCCGCCTCACCTCCCAGGGCTGCCGGCTGCTGCCCGCGCAGCGCCCCCAGGCGGCCGCCCCCCTGGCGGCCGGCGCCCTGCAGCTGGCGGCCTGCGCCACCGTCCTGCTGGAGACCTACGCCCGGCGCCTGCGGCACACCGTCGCCGCTTCCTTCTTCTCGGCCCGGGAGGCCAGGAGGGCCCGCCACCTTCACGCCCGGCTCCAGCGCAGATACGACAGGCGCCGAGGCCAGCAGCTGCCCCCGCAGACCCCCTCCTGCTCCTGACACCCGGGCCTGCCAGCACCCGCCCCGGcctggaagagaacagagagcagTAAGGCAGAGGGGAGGCAGCGCGGGAGCCGCACAGACCTTggtccttgctgtgtgaccttgggtggatTGCttcgcctctctgagcctcagtttccatgcCTGCCTAATGACTGCATAATAACAACCCATGTGACCTACTTTCCacggagggggggcggggaatgtgGGAAGGGAGGAATTGGATACTGGGCGTAA
- the LOC101084866 gene encoding thyrotropin-releasing hormone receptor-like → MEDHTEHPERGNASSLGTLPQPPPAVQAVTLTLVPLVCAMGVAGNAMVVLVVLRGRHMVTPTNCYLVSLAAADLLVLLAAGVPTVAEAASARVWVFGHAGCLGITYLQYVGINTSTGSIAAFTVERYLAICHPLRAQTLCTVARAKRIAALLWLGTSAYCVLWLFLVDTRETAYADGVQVQCGYRVSRSLYLPVYFLDFALFYALPLGLATVFYVLIARVLFARPLPPAHPGHWGSAHQGSSCRGKKGALNSRKQVTKMLAVVVVVFALLWLPYRTLVVVNSFLSPPYLNLGFLLFCRLCIYLNSAVNPVIYALMSQRFREAFRGLFQCQLARPQLPPQEATPVYYSVIKDCPQIRLGS, encoded by the exons ATGGAGGACCACACCGAGCACCCTGAGCGCGGGAACGCGTCGAGCCTGGGCACCTTGCCCCAGCCTCCGCCGGCTGTACAAGCGGTGACCTTGACCCTGGTGCCTCTCGTGTGCGCCATGGGTGTGGCCGGCAACGCCATGGTGGTCCTGGTGGTACTCCGGGGCCGTCACATGGTCACGCCCACCAACTGTTACTTGGTGAGCCTGGCCGCGGCGGACCTGCTGGTGCTCCTGGCGGCCGGAGTGCCCACCGTCGCCGAGGCGGCGTCCGCCCGCGTTTGGGTCTTCGGCCACGCAGGCTGCCTGGGCATCACCTACCTGCAGTACGTGGGCATCAACACGTCCACGGGCTCCATCGCCGCGTTCACGGTGGAGCGCTACCTCGCCATCTGCCACCCGCTGCGCGCCCAAACTCTGTGCACCGTGGCGCGGGCCAAGCGCATCGCGGCTTTGCTGTGGCTGGGCACCAGCGCCTACTGCGTGCTCTGGCTCTTCCTGGTGGACACACGCGAGACCGCGTACGCCGACGGCGTGCAGGTGCAGTGCGGCTACCGCGTGTCGCGCTCTCTCTACCTGCCCGTCTACTTCCTGGACTTCGCGCTCTTCTACGCGCTGCCCCTGGGCCTGGCCACCGTGTTCTACGTGCTCATAGCGCGCGTCCTCTTCGCGCGGCCGCTGCCTCCTGCACACCCGGGGCACTGGGGCTCTGCGCACCAGGGCAGCTCCTGCAGGGGCAAGAAAGGCGCCCTCAACTCCCGGAAGCAG GTCACCAAGATGCtggctgtggtggtggtggtttttgcTCTGCTGTGGCTGCCCTACCGCACCCTGGTGGTGGTGAATTCCTTCCTGAGCCCGCCCTACCTCAACcttggcttccttctcttctgccgGCTTTGCATCTACCTGAACAGCGCGGTCAACCCCGTCATCTACGCCCTTATGTCCCAGCGCTTCCGGGAGGCCTTCCGGGGACTATTTCAGTGCCAGCTGGCCCGGCCCCAGCTCCCGCCCCAGGAGGCCACCCCGGTGTACTACAGTGTCATCAAAGACTGTCCCCAGATCAGACTGGGCTCTTAG